A window of the Cicer arietinum cultivar CDC Frontier isolate Library 1 chromosome 6, Cicar.CDCFrontier_v2.0, whole genome shotgun sequence genome harbors these coding sequences:
- the LOC101508118 gene encoding expansin-A20, with protein MLFLPQMVALLSTFLCLILFHSFNIVAFKDQQWMKATATYAKDTEGSLITEGACGYGDLHKASYGKHSVGLSTILFNRGSTCGACFEIRCVDHILWCVLGSPPVIVTATDFCPPNYGLSVDYGGWCNFPRQHFELSQAAFAEIAKGKADIVPVQYRRVKCERSGGLKFTMSGSSHFYQVLITNVGLDGEVFAVKVKGSRTGWIPMARNWGMNWHCNVNLQHQPLSFEVTSSTGKTLTSYNVAPQNWQFGQTFEGKQF; from the exons ATGCTGTTCTTACCTCAGATGGTTGCTCTTCTTTCCACATTTCTCTGCTTGATTTTATTTCATTCATTCAACATTGTTGCTTTCAAGGACCAACAATGGATGAAAGCCACTGCAACTTATGCTAAAGACACAGAAGGATCACTAATTACAG AAGGAGCTTGTGGTTATGGAGATCTCCACAAAGCAAGCTATGGAAAACACAGTGTTGGATTAAGCACTATTTTGTTCAATAGAGGGAGTACATGTGGAGCTTGTTTTGAGATAAGATGTGTTGACCATATCCTGTGGTGTGTGCTTGGAAGTCCACCTGTGATTGTTACTGCCACTGATTTCTGTCCTCCTAATTATGGTCTCTCAGTTGATTATGGTGGTTGGTGTAACTTTCCAAGACAACATTTTGAATTGTCACAGGCTGCTTTTGCTGAAATTGCCAAGGGGAAAGCTGATATTGTTCCAGTTCAGTATAGAAG AGTGAAGTGTGAAAGAAGTGGTGGGTTGAAATTCACTATGAGTGGAAGTTCTCATTTCTATCAAGTCCTGATTACTAATGTGGGATTGGATGGTGAAGTGTTTGCTGTGAAAGTGAAAGGATCAAGAACAGGATGGATACCAATGGCAAGAAATTGGGGAATGAATTGGCATTGCAATGTCAACCTTCAACATCAGCCTTTGTCCTTTGAGGTTACTAGCAGCACTGGAAAAACACTCACATCTTATAATGTAGCACCACAAAACTGGCAATTTGGACAGACATTTGaaggaaaacaattttaa